A segment of the Meriones unguiculatus strain TT.TT164.6M chromosome 10, Bangor_MerUng_6.1, whole genome shotgun sequence genome:
AGAACTTTCCTGGTGACTGGACACAGGCTAGGGCTGGGAGGTAGCAGGATGAAGATGAGGAGTTGTTTTTAATCCCCGTTACAAAAGCTTGGGAAAAAGATAAACCTTAAGTCACCAAAGACCATTTccttaaagtgtttttaaaatagaTACGTGAGTGATCTTCAGAACAATACATGGTCATGGATGTGTTAGACCAGACAGGAAGAAGGATATTTGGGACAACACTTGAGTACTATATAATCAAGACCCAGGAGGAGTGACAGGTGCCAGCTTCCTGCCAAAAACAGAACCATGAAAACCaaccaagccaaaccaagccaaaccaagccaaaccaaaccaagccaaaccaagccagaccaaaccaaaccaaaccaaaccaaaccaaaccaaaccaaaccaaaccaaaccaaaccaaaccaaaccaaaccaaaccaaacacacacacatgaaacaccCCCAgcaccaaaaaggaaaaagtgaaaaaGGATAGCAGGGATGGTGGGGTGtggcattttaatattttatgaagcaGAAACTGTGTAAGGCATGTGtctcaaacaaaggaaaaaacccCAAATATACAACTCTAAAAATGTTATCAATGTTTAATGTTTTGAGGATTAAGTAACAAATCaattgaagtttttgttttttacttaaacTAGCTTCATTTCATCTGAATTTTTCTAAGAGTTAGAAATTTACCATTACACTTACTGGTTTAGAACCATCAGATTTTTACTTCTGAAAAATCTAatacctttaaaaaattataatcttAATGTTAGCACAAAATTACTTCCTAacattttgttttagaaaacttACTGCAGCCAAAGATAACCTATTTTTGAATTATAGTACTGCAAGGCACATACAGGACTCGCCTCCGTTGAAGCACACAGGAGATACACTCCCCGGAACAGGATCTTAAAAGTCCTTGGACAACTGGAAACACTACACAGGTTAAAACACAGCCCCACAGCATCATGCACCTTCTGCAGGCTTCCTCGGCACATGTGTAAATAATCCTTTAAAGACACTTGTTCTTGAAACTAGGCGATGCTGAGGACAGCATAAGCAAAAGCCCCAAAGGCTGGTGGCTCAAGTTAAAACTGTTATTGCCTCCATAGAGACTGATCATCTCTACtgttttcaaagacttgaatttaATAATGGGGTAATGATACCAGAAACAAAGATTTTTCACTTTTCTTAAAACAACCTATGTTGAATCTCTAGCTTCAATTCTTTTATAAAGAATGCTAAAAGAATTATTTTCGTTcagtaaaactgaaaatacaCCACTTAAATCCTTCTACCAAATTTAATGCAGCTTAATTATAGAGACCAGGTACACTCCTTTCCTCTCAACATTTTTGGTCAAGCATGTCTAACCATAAATGCAAATGGAAGTTTAagaggtagatttttttttccatgatgcATTTttgtcaagaaaataaaaacaaccactGAGTGTATTTTTCTGAAAGTACTCGGGTCTGCTGAAGAGAAAAATAGAGGATAGGTAAGCTATGGGCTGCAGCCTGACATGGAACAGCTGCAGTACTGATGTTCTGTGACCAGACGCACTGCCAGCTCTCTCAGGTCAGAACACGAGTCTGCCAACTGCATTAAATCCTCCTCCGCCCCCTCCACCAGTCGGCCCACAGCTTCCTGGTGGATCATTGTCGTCAAATCCATTGGGCCGAAATGAACATGAAGTAGATGCAGCTTGTAGAGCCCGGGCTCGAGCATTCAATTCTTGCTCCTAAAATAAGAAGTAATGTTTACGATCTGAATTAGAACGCTGAGTACAATGGGTGAGTAAGGCACACATACAAATCTAACCCTTAGTCTTTATCAAACAAGGACTCTCCATTTACGACACTTAAAGACATTGACACCAagcacatgtttttaatcccagtacttaggaggcaatgtttgaggtcagcttggtcaacacagttctaggacagccagggctatacagagaaaccctatttccaaaaaacaaaataaagtaaacaCTGACATCTATCTTTGTTAACTCCCACTGAAGTACATGCTGCAAACGATGCAGAGGGCAAAATCCTGATATAACTCTAGAGAGTGACACTTTACAACAGAGGATAACAAAGCTTCTGAAAACACTCTATTATAAAAGGAATGACATTCCTTAACAGCTATAATCAATTTTGGAAGTGTGAGAAATCACTACACATGCCTGAGTTTCCTCCCTATTGCTTCCTTAGGGTAAAGAGTTGAGAAACACCAATGAGCAAATGAAGCCCATCTCTTCTTCACAGTGGTATTTAGAACTCTACTATTAGTTTATTGAAAAGTCTCCCAGGAAATCAGTGGTATTTGTTCCAGGTACATGCTGGGTGCTGTAAATACTAatgattttatcttaaaatattgtTCCTGGGAAGATGAGCTGGCCTGATGAGTTCCGACTCTGGAGCCCACATGGTCCAAGCAAAGCACTGACTTCCACACACTGTTCTCCCACTTCCACATGTGAACAATATGAATGCATACACATATGCTCATGCAAAAAATgtaaagagtaaaaaaaaaaaaaaattcagttttacaAAGAGCAACTGTAAATAAATAATGGCAGAAGCACATAGCAGTGTGGTAAACTGGACCTAAAATCAACACTGAAAAGAAAGGCCTCATGTTCAAATACCATGTGGCCAGAGGAACAGGTAAGCCAGAAGAACATACAGACCCAGACTGCATTCCAAGTGGAATAGCTGTGGCTCTAAAACATGCCTGGCAGCTCAATCATGGGAAAAGCTTCTCATCTACTAATCATCCTAACAATGAAAACCTGTTTACTACAGGAGGGCAGGCTGTGCTGGGCTATGCAGTATATTTTATGCTATAGATTTTCCCATTCAGCTTGGCCCTCTGTTCTCCACTCTACCTCTCCAACCTATAAATACTGTGGTGGTTTGTAGTGTTAAGTGAAACCAGGCAGGAAGAGATGACTGCATACACCTATTTCTATCACCTGGAGATTAAGCCACCTGGATGAGCATTAACGCTAATCAGGCCAGTTCTAAAATTCTAATTACTTTGTAAAgctaattaatttttataacacTCTCGAATACTGCCATACCCCTATAAAATGTAGCATCctttgaatattttataattcAATAAATCTGTAaggctttgaaaaaaattttccatAAAAATCAGTACTGATGGCTCATTTCTTCTTTTAGCATTTTATGGCTTCTGTGATTTCAAACATAAAACTTAAAGTTACCATTTAAGCTCATGAACTTACTTGAGCTAGCCAATTATTACTCCTGTAATTTAATCTACAAGTTACTGtggattctttttttgttttagggaGAGGGTCTCTTTATGTGTCGTATGCCAGCCCCCACCtggtaatcttcctgcctccagttccttcaATGCTAGGCTTGGTGGTACACACTCACTATCATTCCTAGCTTCTGCTGGCTCTTTTCACTGACAGGAAGTTGGAAAATTTCACAAAAAATAACTTGAAGAAAGACTTCAATTAACATTAAAGGAAATAGTTTCTTGAAAGAATATAAATTCATCTCATATGAAAGTTTTACTCCTCAGCTTTTACTTAGTAAGTGTTCTACAATCCCTTGGCTCTGTGGTAGACCCTtgaagaacacacacaaacaacctGCACACATTCATCAACTTTTTTATCTGATTCATCTGAATGTCATTTTCTGTTAACACACTGACAAAAAGAACCTGCAGGAATTAACATCAAATTTAATTGTGGGCCAGTGAGGTGGTTTTGTGTGTTTGCTGTCCAAACCTAAGGGCCTGGGTTTAAAAGAACCatgtagagggaggaggaagagaactgactctacaaagttgtccttgacctccacgtgtgcactGCCcctcacaataaataaaaacaaacaaacaaacaaacaaaaagtagcaGCTGTCTTCTCTGCAGGTGGAATAGCGGGGCAGAGGAGCTGTGCACTTATATTCCAttacactttctctctctgtatggcATGATCTGATATCATTTtaattagaaaagattatcttttGCCGCTACAAGTAACTGAGGCagttttgtaattaaaaataatgtctcCTAAATTGCAGATAACTGGTACCTTTCACACATTTCCCAGTTGAAATATACACATCCAGATTTAAGCTTCAGTATCCCTGGAAAATGTGCCAAGTGTGAAATTACCATATTAACTTCGTAGTATTTAATATTGTTCAGGAATGACCCTTGTGCTTGCAACTCACCTGTAAATACAGTTTGTTGTCCTTCGTTATGGCATCCATTAGCTCTTTCTGCAGTGGTGGATCTCCATTGACCCAGACGCCACTGGCTGGATTGTCACTGCGTAAGCCATTAGCACGGCCCTGTTTTTTGTACAAAAGCACGTAAGCCGTGTCTTTTGGAAACCTACTTGTGATTTTCTGGACTGACTGAAATGAAGTAAATGTCACCCTGCTGTCATTAAACAAAAACCACTCCTGTGACGTTTCCTTGTTTTCCAAGTCCTGCTCAATGACTGTACTGGGGCTTTCTCCGCCTCGTAAACAACTCTGGGATGGTGTTAGTGCCAGACTTTCAGACTGGGGGCACATCTGGTGTGAGGACCCTGAACCTGTTATGTTTCTGGCGTAAGAATAGTAATGGCCACTCTCCGAGGACACACCAGAGTGCACAACAACAGAACTTAGCAGGTAGGGCACCACCTTGGGGCAGAAGGCATCTTCAGGGCCAGGTTTTAACTTCTTAGCGAGGTTCTCATTAATATCATTGAAGTCAGCCTCCACAGACCAGCTTTCCgacaaggaggagaaggaagcagttCTTTTAACAGGCAACTCCAAAACCAGTGGCAGTGACACATTGTCTAAAATTTTTCTTCTCACGTGGTACTTCTGATCATATGAGAACCTCAGGAGCGTAAGGATAAGGTACTCAGGTTCCTCTGTGATTTGCATGGTTTTCTCAGCATTCTGTAGAGAGGCACAGTTTTCACAATAATACTGGTTGTCACCAGTAAGAATCTCTGGAGCCAAAAAATAGTTTAGTAAGTCAGTTACTGAAGGTGTGGTTTCACCTCCTGGATTCTGAGGTACATCTTTACTGACGAGAATCTTTGCAGATTCACTAGGGACAGAAGTATTTTCTGCACAGTGAAACTCAACAGGAGGACTGCCTAATAATCTTTGATTCACAGCTGAGTCACAGACAAAGGCAGCTGTTGCTGGATTATAAACTACTGGCTCTTCTTGTGGGTCAGCGACACTGGTTTGCATTAGCCCATCATCATCTTGTGCACCGGGTAATGAAGCTGGATCTTGGAAAGACAAGTCTTCCACAGAAGGGGTAGGACAAAAGGCTAGTGAAAGATCTGTGAAGGCCTCCACTTTCTGTGAGGTACTCCTGCAGTTCAGGCAGCAGATGTGAGTCCGTAGCTTTCCCCCGAACATTTTCTCTATTAGCGTTTTCTCACCGGCCCTGGTGCCGGGAGACTCTGATGGCAGAGCAACGTTACTGGCTACTTCTTGTGAAGAGGTTTCAACACAGCCCAGACCTTCAGAAGGTTTGTGTGAGGACTCAACGCGCAAGATCTTCTCTTCTTCATGGAGTCTGCAAGAGGGTACATCATCACATAGCCAAGTTTAACGTAGTCTAGGAAAGCCTTAGAAGACTCTGCCCACTCTACACACCCATCTCATGTTCTCTGCACTGCTGTTTACAGCACATCACACTGCTGCGCCGTCTCACACATTCCTTATGTGCTTGACACTGCAGTAGCCTAGCACCAAGAAACTGATGACTACACTGAAAAAAGGAAGGATGTCCAGGCTGACTTAACTTTCCTAGTTATTCATACCacagaaaggaagagacagagaaatatatagatataataggttttattattaattaagtGGTAAAAAGACACTACAACATACCAAGCCCTTATAATTACAAATTGTTTCTTATGATTTTGGTCTCAGGGCACcttaatattcatttaaaaaaaaaacaaaagcaaaacaaaccctaCTGAACCAGCATCTCTACTTGGTGGCGCTGTTCTGGAAGGTCATGGAATATTTAGGAGGTGTCGCCTTGCTGAAGCACACTGCTGAGGACAGGCGCTAAGATTTTATAGCTTGGCCCCACTTTCTGTTCTCCCTCTGCTTCCAGCTGCCAGGCTGGTCCTAAACTCCTGCTGCCCTGAATTCTCTTCCACGATAGACTACAGGTTCTCTTAAACTTGAGCCAAAATACATTCTTCTCCTTTATGTTGATTTTACCTCTATGTAGGTATTTTTCCAAGAAATAGAAAAGtaggtacatatatacatacgtatgtatatataattgATATTGactatattaaaaacaataaaatatatttaaacatcaAAAATTAATCTGTAGTATTTTAAGTGAGTGGCACTCTTTACATTTTTTGAGCATCTAAGCATCTGGCTTCATAGAAGACAACTGGACACTGGAATCTGTACCGCATACTTCCTTATTCGTATCTCctttttaaagatgaaatatGAGAAGAAAACCTGAGCTCCCATAGATATGTAGTTAAAAGGGGACTTGACAGATTTCTGAGGTTTTGGTAGCCCCTTAGGAACCCTGTTACTATATTTTGATAACAGGTACTCTAAAGTGAAAgcgtccaaaacaaaaaccaaacaagaacaaGTAGCGCAGGGTGTCCACTGTTCATATTAGGGTGTTTTAAAGATCAACTCTGAAAATGTGCTTTAAAAATCAGTATTAAGGGGAACAGATGTACTAAGAGATGACACAGTtcaaatgaagtttaaaatacTTTGTACCTGTCCAGCAGAAACCTGAGGTACTCAGAGCAGTCTTGTTGTGACCTGGGAGTAAAC
Coding sequences within it:
- the Usp38 gene encoding ubiquitin carboxyl-terminal hydrolase 38 translates to MDKILEGLVSSSHPLPLKRMIVRKVVESAEHWLDEAQCEAMFDLTTRLILEGQDPFQRQVGHQVLEAYARYHRPEFESFFNKTFVLGLLQQGYHSLDRKDVAILDYIHNGLKLIMSCPSVLDLFGLLQVEVLRMVCERPEPHLCARLSDLLTDFVQCVPKGKLSITFCQQLVRTIGHFQCGSSQEKELREYVSQVTKVSNLLQNIWKAEPSTLLPSLQEVFASISSTDASFEPSVALASLVQHIPLQMITVLIRSLTTDPNVKDASMTQALCRMIDWLSWPLAQHVDTWVIALLKGLAAVQKFTILIDVTLLKIELVFNRLWFPLVRPGALAVLSHMLLSFQHSPEAFHLIVPHVVNLVHSFKSDGLPSSTAFLVQLTELVHCMMYHYSGFPDLYEPVLEAVKDFPKPSEEKIKLILNQSAWTSQSNALASCLSRLSGKSETGKTGLINLGNTCYMNSVLQALFMATDFRRQVLSLNLNGCNSLMKKLQHLFAFLAHTQREAYAPRIFFEASRPPWFTPRSQQDCSEYLRFLLDRLHEEEKILRVESSHKPSEGLGCVETSSQEVASNVALPSESPGTRAGEKTLIEKMFGGKLRTHICCLNCRSTSQKVEAFTDLSLAFCPTPSVEDLSFQDPASLPGAQDDDGLMQTSVADPQEEPVVYNPATAAFVCDSAVNQRLLGSPPVEFHCAENTSVPSESAKILVSKDVPQNPGGETTPSVTDLLNYFLAPEILTGDNQYYCENCASLQNAEKTMQITEEPEYLILTLLRFSYDQKYHVRRKILDNVSLPLVLELPVKRTASFSSLSESWSVEADFNDINENLAKKLKPGPEDAFCPKVVPYLLSSVVVHSGVSSESGHYYSYARNITGSGSSHQMCPQSESLALTPSQSCLRGGESPSTVIEQDLENKETSQEWFLFNDSRVTFTSFQSVQKITSRFPKDTAYVLLYKKQGRANGLRSDNPASGVWVNGDPPLQKELMDAITKDNKLYLQEQELNARARALQAASTSCSFRPNGFDDNDPPGSCGPTGGGGGGGFNAVGRLVF